Genomic DNA from Arthrobacter sp. B1I2:
GGCCGTTTGGAACAGGGCGTGACGGTAAGCAGCGGGTCAATCCGGGTCAGGAACCGCACGGCCAGTTGGCTGACGGAGGTTTTCCAGCCTCCCGTGGTGGTGAGCATCCAGCTGTTGATCAGCCCGCTGGCGGAGGACGGATTTCCGGGATCGATTGGCTACGGCGCGCTGGCGGCCCTCTTTGTGTGCGTGCTTCCGCTGTTGGTGCTGCTGGTCCTGGTCAGGCTGGGGAAGGTCACGGACCACCACGTCAGTGACCGGAAACAGCGCGCACCCGTGCTCCTGATGGCACTGGGCTGCATCGCTGTTGGACTGCTGGTGCTGAGGGCCGTGGACGCACCACTGAGCGTGATCGCCATGGTCCTGGCGGTGGTGGGCGGCGTGGCCGTGCTGGCCGCCGTCAGCCCGTTCTGGAAGATGAGCGGACATGCCGCTGCCGTCTCCTGCGCCGCCGTCGTATCGGTGCTGATGCTCGGCGCCGCGTGGGCTCCGGCTCTGCTCCTTATTCCGGCGGTCAGCTGGTCACGGGTGGTCCTGCGGGCGCATTCCCTGGCCCAGGTGGTGGCCGGGTCGCTCTTCGGCGGTGTGGTGATGGCCGGGATCTGGTGGCTGTTGCAGGGCTGGCTGCTCGGCTGAACAGCCCAGCCCGGCCGCGGGGTATTAGTACGCGGAGTACGCGGTGAAGGCCTCAAGCATGGCCGGATCGGCCGTGGTTCCCAGGACCACCGCTGCTGCGGTCATCAGGCCGCCCATCAGGGCAGCTGCGCCGGCCCAGGCTCCCAGGAGCTTCCAGTCCTCGCGCAGTACGCTGCGCACGGTCTGGGGAAGCTGGAGTCCCGGCGCGATCAGGTTGGGGGCGCTGTCCAGGCTGCCATCATCAAGCAGTGCAACAACCCGGCCGTTGCTGCGGTCCACCCGCATGGAGGAGATGTGGTTTCCGTGGCGGGCCAGCAGGATGTCGTGGCCTACGAGGTGGCGGCGCTGCAAGGTGATCAAGGGGAGCCCTTCGCTGGGGGTGGATGCGTCGATGTCCACGCCTTTGGGGCCTCTTCAATTTTATCGTTGGCGACTGGGGCGAAACCCGTTCCGGCCGGTGAGAACGGACACCCCCCGCAGCGATATCCGCCACCACGGGGAGTGTCCGGCGTTACGCCGCCAGCGGGATCCGGGTGCTCAGTCGGCGTCGTAGGTGTTGGCGATGTACACGTCGCAGGGCGCGTTGTGGGCCACGCTGTTGGCCACGCTGCCAAGGACCCGCCCGATGCCCTGCATGCGGCGGTTGCCAACCACGATGATGCGGGCGTCCATGCGCAAGGCTTCCTTGATCAGGGCGTCCGCGGGCCGTCCCCGGGCGGCCGAGTAGGTCACCGTGATGTCCCGGCCCAGGGATTCCGCCACCGTCCGCGCAACCTGCTCGGCGGCGTCCGCGTCGGATACGATCCACCGGTCGCTGCCGCTGCCGAACACTTCGGTCCGGTCGCTGTCGAAGGCGGACACGACGTGCAGGGAAGCGCCCAGGGCCGCAGCCAGGTCCTTGGCCGATTCCGCCGCCCTCTTCGCGGTCTCGCTGCCGTCGACCCCTACAACGATGATTCCACCCATATGCATGCTCCTTTGCTCGGTTTTCGGCACTCGTGTGGCTTACGCTACAGCGCGGCGATGGCTTCCTGCAGCACCGGCGCCAGCCGGCGCACTCCCTCGGCGATGGCGTCCGGAGGTACGGCGCTGAAGGCGAGCCTCAGCTTGTTGGACGGCTCGTCCGACGGCGTGAAGGCAGCGCCGGGGATAAACACGACGCCGGCGTCGATCGCCTTGTGCAGCAGCGGGTAGGTGTCCACGCCCTCGGGCAGCGTCACCCAGACGAAGAAGCCGCCCTGCGGGCTGGTCCAGCTGGTTCCCGGGGGCATGTATTCCTTGAGGGCGGCCAGCATGGCGCGGCAGCGTTCGGCGTACAGTCCGCGGTAGGTCTCGATCTGGCCTTTCCAGTCGTATTCGCGCAGGTAGGCCGAGACCAGCATCTGGTTCAGGGCGGGCGGGCAGAGCGTTACCGATTCCGCGGCCAGGTAATAGCGGCGCTGCAGATGCTCCGGCACAAGGGCCCAGCCGATCCGGAGGCCGGGCGCGAAGATCTTGGAAAAGGAGCCCAGGTAGATGACGTCATCGGGGTTTGCGGCCCGCAACGGAGCCAGGGGCTCGCCCTCGAAGCGGAGCAGGCCATACGGGTTGTCCTCGAGGACCAGGATATTGGCCCTGCGGCATATATCCACGACCTGCTGCCGGCGTTCCCTGGCCAAGGTGATGCCGGAGGGATTGTTGAAGTTCGGGATGGTGTAGAGGAACTTGATGTTCCTGCCGCCGAGCTGCAGGGCTGCAATTCGGGCCTCCAGCAGTTCCGGTACCAGGCCGTACTGGTCCATCTCCACGGTTTCCACCTGGACCTGATAGGCCTCGAACGTGTTCAGTGCACCCACATAGGTGGGGTCCTCCACCAGCACCACGTCGCCCGGGTTGCAGAACAGCTTGGTGGCCACGTCCTGGGCCGACTGGGAACCTGCGGTGATGACCACGTTGTGCGGGCGGGCATCCAGGATGCCTTCGGCGGCCATGACTTCGCAGATCTGCGTCCGGAGCTCCTCGGTTCCCTGCCCTGCCCCGTATTGGAGTGCAGTCAGCCCGTCCTCAGAAATGATCTTCGCTGCCGTTGCTGCCAGCCGGTCCAGGGGAAGTGACTGGAGGTAGGGGCTTCCCCCGGCCAGGGACACCAGGCCCGGCCGCATGGAGATGTCGAAGACATCCCTGACGGCCGACTGGCGGATGTTGGCCGCCCGCTCGGAAAACAGCTCCTCGTGGCGGTGTGCCGAGGTGGCGGCACGCTCTATCGCGTCAATGGCCTCCGCCGGCAGCGTGCCTGCGGAAGCGTCGAGTGTTTCGTGGGTCACAGAGTCAGGATACAGCCAGCTGTTGCCCGCAAAGCAACAGTTGTTTATCTACGATTTAACGGCCACGAACCTGCTCCAGCTTCAGGTAGTCCGCGAGCGTCTCTCCATTGATGTAGATGTCAGCCCTGACGGCACCCACGGCCTGGAGGGCGGTCTGGGTGAGTTGGGCCTCTATGCGGGAAAGGTCGCAGGTTCCGCCGGGCTTCAGGTGTCCCGCCAGGTAAACCGTGACCGTGGTGCCATCAAAACTTCCCGACAGGAACTTCAGCCGGTGGCCGCCCAGCGCGTTGTACATGCCACCGGGCTGCTGTTCCTCACCGAGCAGGGCGCCGATCGCCGCTTTGAGCCGCGCATCCCCGGTGCTGCCTGTCCGCGCGGAGCCAACCAGGCTGTCGTTGCAGCCGAAGCGGACGCCCTGCCGCCCGCCGTCGTCCACCAGCACGAAGTACACCGTAACGGGCGGGGCCGCAGCTCCGGCACTGCTGCCCTCAATTGTGGCGGGAAGGAGGGCCAGTGGGGCTGCGCTGGTTCCGGTGTTGCCGCCGGTTGCGGGGAGGGAAGGCCCTTCGGGCTGGGGGAGAGGGAGGCTGCAACCAGCGAGCAGCAGTGCCAGGCAGCCCGCCGCCAGGGTGCTGCGCCCACAGCCGTCCCAACTCCATCTTTTTGCCATGCGGCACCGTCATCCGATCGAGGAGGTCCAGTGGATTAACGCTACGGCGGCCCGTGCCCGGTGCAGATGTCCGGGAGGTACCGGTTGGGACAAGAGTTGGTCACGGCGGCACCGGAGTGACAAAACGCGGCAGCGCCCGGCACGCGAACTGCGTGCCGGGCGCTGCTTGGTTGCGGGGGGGTGGCTAGGCGGCCGGGGCTGCTGCGGCCAGGGCGTCGAAGATGCCCTTGATCTGCTCCACTACCTCAGCGTCGTCCTTGGGGTGGACTTCGGCGAAGCGCACCATGGAGCCGGGGACGGCGAGCTTGACGTCTTCCAGGATCTGCGCGCCTGCGATGCCGGCGGCCTTGCGGGCCTCATCCTGGGCCCAGACACCGCCGTACTGGCCAAACGCAGTACCGACGACGGCGGTGGGCTTTCCTGCCAGGGCGCCGGCGCCGAAGGGGCGGGACAGCCAGTCGATGGCGTTCTTCAGGGCAGCGGGGACGGTGCCGTTGTGTTCGGGGGTGACCAGCAGGAGGGTGTCAGCCTTTTCAGCTGCGGCACGCAGTGCTGCGGCGGCAGCCGGGACCTGGCCTTCGACGTCGAGGTCCTCGTTGTAGAACGGAATATTGCCCAGGCTCTCGTGGATCACCACGTCCACCTGCTCGGGGGCGTTGAGCTGGATGGCTTCCGCCAGCTTCTGGTTGGTGGACTCGGCACGGAGGCTGCCGACGAGGGTAAGGACTGTGCTCTTGGTCATGGGAACTCCTGGCTAGCGGGCGGCGGGGGCCGCGTTCGGATAAACAGAGGCTCAAAGAGCCTTCATCAGACTAAAACGGACCATGGTCCGCTTCTATTCCCCACCGCTAGACTGTCCTTGTGAGCTTCATCCCAGTGCAGCCGGGAACCGCGCCGGTAACGGCTGCCGAACGCCGCGACGCAGCCCGCAACCGGGAGCGCCTCCTGGTGGCTGCCCGGGAACTGATCGAACAGTGCGGGGCCGCGGCGCTGACCATGGACCGGCTGGCGGAGCATGCCGGGGTGGGCAAGGGTACGGTCTTCCGCCGTTTCGGCAGCCGGGCAGGCCTGATGCTGACGCTCCTGGACGACTCCGAGGCGGCTTTCCAGTCCCGCTTCCTGTTCGGGCCGCCGCCCCTGGGCCCCGGCGCGCCGGCCCTGGACCGGCTTGTGGCCTTCGGAGCGGAGCGGATTGCCTACGTGATGGAGTATGGAGACCTGGTCCTTGCCGCCGGAACCGGCCCCCACGGCGGGTTCGACGTCCCGGCTGCCGCCCTCTGGAACCGGCACGTTGAAATGCTGCTGCGGGAGGGCGGCCCCGGACTTGGGGAGCCGTGGCTTATGGCGAGTTCCCTTACCGCCACGCTGGACCCGGAAAGGCTCATGCACCTCATCCGGGTACACGGCGTCACGCCTGAGCGGCTCTCATCATCATGGCGCGAGCTTGTGACAAGGGTGGTATTGGGCGCGTAGGTTAGCCCCCATTGTCGGTTCCGTCCAGTCAAACGAACTTCACAGAACTATTCATAACGATCTGATACGGCGCGGTGGAATTCCGGGGATTCCGGCACTTTCAGGGATGGGGCTTGTGATAGTTTCCTCTGGAATGTGACCCGCGACATAGTCCACCAGGACCTGCCCATGGGGCTGCGGGAGGCCAGCTACCCGCTGGTGCAGGACCCGGTGAGGCGGCACGAACCGTGCTTGTCCGGGGGAGACGGAAGGATCCAGCAGAGATGGTTGTTTTGTCCGGCAGCACGGCACACCAGTGGACACCGGAGTGTCCCTCCGTCCACTACCCGGTGGCGCCCGCGAAGATATAGCCGGCCATGCTCAAGTACCTCGCCAAGCGCGCCATCACCTACGTGGTGATGATCTTCCTGACCACATCAGCCGGATATTTCCTCGCCGTAAGCTCGCTCAAGCCCGCGCTGCTCGAACAGGAGCGCATTCCCCGGCCCACGCCTGAACAGGTTGCCAACTCGATGCGGCTCAAAGGCCTCGATCCGGACCTCAGCCCGTGGGAGCGGTACGTTGACTGGCTGACTGCCATCGTGACGCGGTGGGACTGGGGCAGGAGCCCCAACGGCGCCTTCATTAACGCCGAGTTTGGGGACCGCGTGTGGATCTCCACCCGGCTCTTCCTGGCATCCATCATCCTGACGCTGGTTATCGGCGTGGCACTTGGGGTTTATTCAGCAGCGCGGCAGTACAAGTTCCAGGACAGGGCCATCACGTCCTACAGCTACCTCGCCTACATTGTTCCGGCTCCCATTGCCTACTTCCTGGTGCAGCTGGGCGCCATCAGCATCAACGAGTCAGTTGGTGACCGCATCTTCTTTGTCACCGGAATTTCCACCCCTGGCCTCCAGCCGGGCTGGCCGCAGTTTGTGGACATGCTGGCGCATTATGTGGTGCCCACGGTGGCGATCACCCTCGTGGGGTGGGGTGCGTACCAGATCGCGCAGCGGCAGTAC
This window encodes:
- a CDS encoding ABC transporter permease: MLKYLAKRAITYVVMIFLTTSAGYFLAVSSLKPALLEQERIPRPTPEQVANSMRLKGLDPDLSPWERYVDWLTAIVTRWDWGRSPNGAFINAEFGDRVWISTRLFLASIILTLVIGVALGVYSAARQYKFQDRAITSYSYLAYIVPAPIAYFLVQLGAISINESVGDRIFFVTGISTPGLQPGWPQFVDMLAHYVVPTVAITLVGWGAYQIAQRQYLLDNVNADFVRTARAKGLTRNKAISRHALRVSFIPVAQSIAFTIPAIFAGGFFAEKIFAWPGVGSWSIDAISLQDVNAATATLAYGSVIFALGAVLADFATTLADPRVRVQ
- a CDS encoding TetR/AcrR family transcriptional regulator codes for the protein MSFIPVQPGTAPVTAAERRDAARNRERLLVAARELIEQCGAAALTMDRLAEHAGVGKGTVFRRFGSRAGLMLTLLDDSEAAFQSRFLFGPPPLGPGAPALDRLVAFGAERIAYVMEYGDLVLAAGTGPHGGFDVPAAALWNRHVEMLLREGGPGLGEPWLMASSLTATLDPERLMHLIRVHGVTPERLSSSWRELVTRVVLGA
- a CDS encoding NAD(P)H-dependent oxidoreductase — its product is MTKSTVLTLVGSLRAESTNQKLAEAIQLNAPEQVDVVIHESLGNIPFYNEDLDVEGQVPAAAAALRAAAEKADTLLLVTPEHNGTVPAALKNAIDWLSRPFGAGALAGKPTAVVGTAFGQYGGVWAQDEARKAAGIAGAQILEDVKLAVPGSMVRFAEVHPKDDAEVVEQIKGIFDALAAAAPAA
- a CDS encoding universal stress protein — its product is MGGIIVVGVDGSETAKRAAESAKDLAAALGASLHVVSAFDSDRTEVFGSGSDRWIVSDADAAEQVARTVAESLGRDITVTYSAARGRPADALIKEALRMDARIIVVGNRRMQGIGRVLGSVANSVAHNAPCDVYIANTYDAD
- a CDS encoding phosphatase PAP2 family protein, producing MTVSSGSIRVRNRTASWLTEVFQPPVVVSIQLLISPLAEDGFPGSIGYGALAALFVCVLPLLVLLVLVRLGKVTDHHVSDRKQRAPVLLMALGCIAVGLLVLRAVDAPLSVIAMVLAVVGGVAVLAAVSPFWKMSGHAAAVSCAAVVSVLMLGAAWAPALLLIPAVSWSRVVLRAHSLAQVVAGSLFGGVVMAGIWWLLQGWLLG
- a CDS encoding GerMN domain-containing protein gives rise to the protein MAKRWSWDGCGRSTLAAGCLALLLAGCSLPLPQPEGPSLPATGGNTGTSAAPLALLPATIEGSSAGAAAPPVTVYFVLVDDGGRQGVRFGCNDSLVGSARTGSTGDARLKAAIGALLGEEQQPGGMYNALGGHRLKFLSGSFDGTTVTVYLAGHLKPGGTCDLSRIEAQLTQTALQAVGAVRADIYINGETLADYLKLEQVRGR
- a CDS encoding aminotransferase-like domain-containing protein, which produces MTHETLDASAGTLPAEAIDAIERAATSAHRHEELFSERAANIRQSAVRDVFDISMRPGLVSLAGGSPYLQSLPLDRLAATAAKIISEDGLTALQYGAGQGTEELRTQICEVMAAEGILDARPHNVVITAGSQSAQDVATKLFCNPGDVVLVEDPTYVGALNTFEAYQVQVETVEMDQYGLVPELLEARIAALQLGGRNIKFLYTIPNFNNPSGITLARERRQQVVDICRRANILVLEDNPYGLLRFEGEPLAPLRAANPDDVIYLGSFSKIFAPGLRIGWALVPEHLQRRYYLAAESVTLCPPALNQMLVSAYLREYDWKGQIETYRGLYAERCRAMLAALKEYMPPGTSWTSPQGGFFVWVTLPEGVDTYPLLHKAIDAGVVFIPGAAFTPSDEPSNKLRLAFSAVPPDAIAEGVRRLAPVLQEAIAAL